From the genome of Clostridium sp. BNL1100, one region includes:
- a CDS encoding isoprenylcysteine carboxylmethyltransferase family protein has product MQITDFISLMLFFIFGLSYILKLVILNKNNRIKANVLAKGNKEFSIYSTELFVRTSSMLWLLTWISEIVFHNKISHIAGNIFKSMFITYTGILITALGAGVFILAVVFMKTSWRVGIDKNTQTALITNGIYKFSRNPAFVGFNLMFLGVFLTYSNIITLGIWFINMIAFHLLILQEEQHLSTVFGKEYEKYKSNVPRYFLKFNYLVYKVKESCRK; this is encoded by the coding sequence ATGCAGATAACTGATTTTATTTCTTTGATGTTGTTTTTTATTTTTGGATTAAGCTATATTTTAAAGCTTGTAATATTAAATAAAAACAACAGAATTAAAGCAAATGTACTTGCTAAAGGCAATAAAGAATTTTCAATTTACTCTACGGAACTGTTTGTTAGGACTTCGAGTATGTTGTGGCTGCTGACCTGGATATCTGAAATTGTATTTCATAATAAGATTTCTCATATTGCAGGCAATATCTTCAAAAGTATGTTTATTACATATACAGGTATCCTTATAACCGCTTTAGGTGCAGGCGTTTTTATTTTGGCAGTGGTTTTTATGAAAACTTCATGGAGAGTAGGCATAGACAAAAATACGCAAACAGCTCTTATTACAAACGGCATTTACAAATTCAGCAGAAATCCTGCTTTTGTTGGCTTCAATCTAATGTTTTTAGGTGTTTTCCTTACTTATTCCAACATTATAACCTTGGGCATATGGTTTATTAATATGATTGCTTTTCATTTACTTATTCTGCAAGAAGAACAGCACCTGTCTACTGTGTTTGGAAAGGAATATGAAAAATACAAAAGTAATGTTCCAAGGTACTTTTTAAAGTTCAATTATTTAGTTTATAAAGTTAAAGAATCTTGTAGAAAATGA